One part of the Humulus lupulus chromosome 9, drHumLupu1.1, whole genome shotgun sequence genome encodes these proteins:
- the LOC133799929 gene encoding uncharacterized protein LOC133799929, producing MFDYFSGLFTASDTNWERIISGVQRKITDDMNQTLLARIDKDEVKEALFQMHPDKAPGPDGFNPGFYQKYWDIVGSDVYQDVLNFMEKGDFGTQLKETNIVLIPKTSAPQFMSDLRPIALCNVVYKIVSKVLANRLKNVLHHVISEAQSAFIPGRLITDNILVSFEVMHYMKRKRAGKEAFMAIKLDMSKVYDRVEWGFLEAMLQKMGLHARWVDLIMRCVSGVRYTITTEGKEIGPIIPSRGLRQGDPLSPYLFLICAEGLSTLLSDFERQGKIRGCKVARATPSISHMFFADDIYLYCRATAEEAYHVVDALSIFQRASGQQVNLNKSSVFFSSNAGEACRREMCSILNMQEADEHSMYLGLPNILGRRKNAILGFLKERMRSKIQSWENKFLSKPGKETLIKSIAQALPSYAMGVFLIPKGMCEDMEKLMCKFWWKSGSSNNRGVHWSSWERLSIHKSKGGMGFRSLQDFNLALLSKQGWRLLCKPHSLVGRLFKARYYTNGSFLEAEMGSNPSYVWRSIFEARSLVVEGARLKVGNGSSIRMGHDPWLPKATHRTPLSLHPELTNNLVQSLMIPVSLVWDRDLVRDIFSPEDAEIILSIPLSLDRLEDSWYWVLEKSGLFSVNSVYRVLQDRKEEAALGLNCVRLFGGSFAEWIEQTWLLLDQTRRQSLVMLCWGLWKARNDLVWRNKRLAPNSVVVVSNSVFNQWSQAQHKSDIPTAAYLTDADGVEKWQCPNPGSVKVNMDAALFPDLGTYSFACLARDELGHPIEALSRCFNGHVAPELAEAMGFREALSWIKKYNWPRVILESDCLLVIQALRSNVSMLSYFGDVISECKTIWNSSNNVSCMFVKRSANKAAHAIAKAFYSPADRIYKEGEFPSSILNVILGDAF from the exons ATGTTTGATTACTTTTCTGGGTTATTTACTGCGTCAGATACAAATTGGGAGAGGATCATCTCAGGGGTTCAAAGGAAGATTACAGATGATATGAATCAGACTCTGTTGGCCAGGATTGATAAGGATGAAGTGAAAGAAGCGTTGTTCCAGATGCACCCAGATAAGGCCCCAGGTCCAGATGGCTTCAACCCAGGTTTTTACCAAAAATACTGGGACATTGTGGGATCTGACGTTTATCAAGATGTTCTCAATTTTATGGAGAAAGGAGATTTCGGCACTCAACTGAAGGAGACCAATATTGTATTGATTCCAAAGACGTCTGCCCCCCAATTCATGTCTGACCTACGACCAATTGCACTGTGCAACGTGGTTTATAAGATTGTGTCCAAAGTATTGGCTAATAGACTGAAGAACGTATTACACCATGTCATCTCTGAGGCCCAGAGTGCGTTTATTCCAGGTAGACTTATCACTGATAACATCTTAGTGTCTTTTGAAGTAATGCATTATATGAAGAGAAAGAGGGCAGGAAAAGAAGCATTTATGGCCATCAAGCTCGATATGAGCAAGGTGTATGATAGAGTGGAATGGGGTTTTCTGGAAGCAATGCTGCAGAAGATGGGGCTACATGCAAGATGGGTTGATCTGATAATGAGGTGTGTCAGTGGGGTGCGTTATACAATTACCACAGAAGGAAAGGAGATTGGCCCTATTATTCCTAGTAGAGGGCTCAGACAAGGCGACCCTCTTTCGCCGTATCTCTTTCTTATATGTGCCGAAGGGTTATCTACTTTATTATCTGATTTTGAGAGGCAAGGGAAAATTCGGGGTTGTAAGGTTGCCCGAGCGACTCCTTCTATTTCACACATGTTTTTTGCGGATGATATTTATCTGTATTGTAGGGCTACGGCTGAGGAGGCGTATCATGTTGTGGATGCTCTAAGTATCTTTCAGAGAGCTTCAGGCCAACAAGTCAATTTAAACAAGTCTTCAGTCTTTTTTAGCTCTAATGCAGGGGAGGCGTGCAGGAGAGAGATGTGTTCTATTTTAAATATGCAGGAGGCCGATGAACACAGCATGTATTTGGGTCTTCCTAACATTTTGGGTAGAAGGAAAAATGCTATATTGGGGTTCTTAAAAGAGAGGATGCGTTCAAAGATTCAGTCTTgggaaaataaatttttatctaAGCCAGGGAAAGAGACACTCATTAAATCGATTGCACAGGCCCTCCCCTCATATGCAATGGGTGTGTTTCTTATTCCTAAGGGCATGTGTGAGGATATGGAGAAACTGATGTGTAAGTTTTGGTGGAAATCAGGTTCAAGCAATAACAGAGGGGTTCATTGGAGCAGTTGGGAGAGACTATCTATTCACAAGTCAAAGGGTGGGATGGGGTTTAGGAGTTTACAGGACTTTAATCTTGCCCTTCTCAGCAAGCAAGGATGGAGATTATTATGCAAACCCCATTCTCTTGTTGGAAGACTTTTTAAGGCAAGGTATTATACAAATGGGTCTTTTCTTGAAGCAGAAATGGGTAGTAACCCAAGTTATGTGTGGAGGAGTATATTTGAAGCACGCTCTTTGGTCGTTGAAGGAGCCCGTTTGAAGGTAGGAAATGGGTCATCAATTCGAATGGGTCATGATCCCTGGCTCCCGAAGGCTACCCATCGTACGCCGCTTAGTCTTCATCCAGAGCTCACTAACAACTTGGTGCAATCACTCATGATTCCAGTTTCCCTTGTGTGGGATAGGGACCTGGTTCGTGACATATTCTCACCAGAAGATGCCGAAATTATACTGAGTATTCCTCTGAGTTTAGATCGTCTAGAGGATTCGTGGTATTGGGTGTTAGAAAAATCAGGGCTATTTTCTGTAAATAGCGTGTACCGTGTGTTGCAGGATCGAAAGGAGGAGGCG GCATTGGGTCTGAACTGTGTTCGTCTGTTTGGGGGTTCTTTTGCAGAGTGGATCGAGCAAACTTGGCTGCTCCTGGATCAAACTCGTAGGCAATCATTAGTCATGCTCTGTTGGGGGTTGTGGAAAGCTCGTAACGACTTGGTGTGGCGCAATAAGAGGTTAGCTCCGAATTCTGTTGTTGTGGTGTCCAACTCGGTCTTCAATCAGTGGTCCCAGGCTCAACATAAATCTGATATCCCTACTGCTGCTTATCTAACAGATGCAGATGGGGTGGAAAAATGGCAGTGTCCGAATCCAGGAAGTGTTAAAGTCAACATGGACGCAGCTCTATTCCCAGATTTGGGTACCTACAGTTTCGCGTGTTTGGCTCGAGATGAACTTGGGCATCCTATAGAAGCTTTGTCTCGCTGTTTCAATGGGCATGTGGCACCCGAGTTGGCAGAAGCTATGGGCTTTAGGGAGGCATTAAGCTGGATAAAGAAGTATAATTGGCCGCGAGTGATACTTGAATCCGACTGCCTACTGGTCATCCAAGCACTTAGAAGTAACGTTTCTATGTTGTCTTATTTTGGAGATGTTATTTCAGAGTGTAAGACTATATGGAATAGTTCTAATAATGTTTCTTGTATGTTTGTTAAACGGTCTGCGAATAAAGCCGCTCATGCTATTGCTAAGGCGTTTTATTCCCCAGCTGATCGTATCTATAAGGAGGGGGAGTTCCCATCCTCTATCTTGAATGTAATCCTTGGTGATGCTTTTTAA